The region TGTGCACTTCCCATTTTATCCCGGTCAGCGAGTAAAAGCAAACTCTTCATCtgttttcaaaaattcaagatgGTTATCTGGGCTGTGGAGAGCTAATCGATTGGAGGGTACAGTAACTAAAGTTACTGTAGGGTCAGTGTTTATCTATTGGATAGCATCTGCTGGATATGGGCCTGACTCTTCAACCACTCCAGCTGAAGAGCAGAGTCCCAAGAACCTAAAGCTATTGTCTTGTTTTTTGCATGCCACTTGGCAGTTAGGTGATTGGTGCCTCCTTCCAACAAGTACACGATCATCTTCTACAGCCCTGACTGAGAGTTTATCAAACTTGTGCCTTCATGATACTGTGTATCATCAAACACTACAAGAAAGTGATCCCGACACCCTCGCTCCTGAAAAATTGGATGATAACGGTGAGTTGCTGGAATGTGATGCAGAAACTTTTCTGGATGTAAATGATGAAAATATAGATAGTAAATTATCTGCTGAATCAGGCTCTTGCAGTAGTCCATTGTCAGCATCGAAAGACCATGTCCGTGAAACTTGGCCTCTTCATCGCAAAAAAATACGTAAAGTTTTAAGAAGGGACAAAAAGGCCCGAAAAAAAGAGTTTAACTTTGAAAGAGCCCTTTTGATTGTCAAAACCGCGACAAGAGTCGATGTTATCTGGCAGGATGGAACTACAGAATGTGGGATGAATTCCAAGAATTTAATTTCAATTGAAAGTCCTGGCGATCATGATTTTGTTGCTGAACAGTATGTAGTGGAAAAGGCAGGtgatgagagtgaaattgctgGTGCAATTGCACGAGTTGGAATTGTTAAAAGTGTCAATGCGAAAGACAAAACAACTTGTGTGAGGTGGTTGAAGTCTGTTTCTAGGGCAGAAGATCCTAAGGAATTTGCCGGGGACGAGATAGTAAGTGTTTATGAGCTTGAGGGGCATCCTGACTATGATTACTGTTATGGAGATGTTGTTGTTAGGTTGTCCCCTGTTTCTATTCTAGAAGAGACGCCTTCTCTTGAAGGCTTTACTGAGAAATCTAAACAATATAACAGTTCGCCAGTGGTTAAGCAGGATATGAAGAATAATTCTTGTAGTACACCTGTGGAGTGTGCTTTTGCTGATGAAACTGTGACAGGATTTTCAGAACTCTCATGGGTTGGGAATATTACGGGGCTCAGAAACGGTGATATTGAAGTCACATGGGCTGATGGAATGATAACAACGGTACGTCACTTACTGCAAGGTCTTCATTgaatttttttgttattttttttctCTATTATGCAAATGGGTTTATCTTGTAATCTTAATAATTAGTTCCACCAAGCCTTTTTTGCTTTTATACATGTATTGCGAGGGACACCACTTTATGTAAGAGTGTGCTATTAAACTGAAGTGAAGTTTGTATGTAGTGAACTAGGTAATATTTGAGCTAGTTTAAATTGAGTGTGATGAATTGCTAGAAGTTTAAACAATAACCAGCTACTTAGTTGATTTTGGATGCACAAACAGTGATTATGATTTGTTTAGCTCAAAAAAATAAATAGGGAAAAGTTATTAGTAAAGTAACCGTATTAGTTCCCTGATAATTTAAATTTTGTAATATGACTTTTCGTCTTAGTTGATTAAACATACATTACCTGTATTTCTTCCTATTCTTTTCTGTATCCTAATAGATACTTTAGCTCTGTACTTTATTGATCTTAGTTGTAGTGAATCTCCTCTTGTATATATGAAAATGAAATTATTAAAAAGTGAGTTTCTGTTCTTTCTGCATAATGTatgataattttaatttttgacagtttTTTTTACTGTGACGAATTTTCAACATTCATGCTGTTTGATTTTGTTCTTAGGTTGGGCCTCAAGCAATATATGTTGTGGGTCGTGATGAAGATGATGATTCACTTGCAAATGGAAGTGATGTTAGTGATGATGCAGCTAGTTGGGAAACAGTTCAAGATGATGAAAAGGAAGTCCTTGAGAATGGCGAAGAGGTGCAATTGTCTTTATAAATAATGTGATGTTGTTAACTATTATATTTAGCTTATGTGGTGATCCAAAATTCATAATTGGTTCATTTTGTAGATGATAAATAGCATGTGCTGTTTATCGGGACGATGGTGCAATGGTGCTTATTAGCCTGCCTAAAATTTTCGCAACTTTTTCTTTTACAtttcctttttcttctttttataTAGTTCTTTAAGGAGATTGTTTGGAAGTAGAAGAACTATCAGTTTGAAGTATTGGTTTCATTCTTTATGAAAGGTTTGTCATCATACGGACACGAGAAAAAGAAGTAACTTGCAAAGATTGAAGTCCTTGGATTATTAAAACAACACTAGGTGATGCAGTTAGAATTAATTCTCAAGGTTAACTATTCCAATATGAATATGTTGTCTTTTAATAACAAGAAGTTGGGTATATCATTTTGTTCTTTCTATTAGGTGGTTGCAGCAAATTTGTGTTGTCCAAGTAAATTGCTCTTTTGATTTTCTTCTGGTTGTGTCTCTATTACATCTCGTACACGAAGATGGGACAATTTTTTGTGAAATTTAGTTCATTCAATTGGCAAATAGGATGAAACAGACACTTTTTGTAACATATAATTTGTTTCATAATATAACTTTGTTTCCTAAGTTTTAGCGACACAGATATAAAGTTAAGAATTAAGCAGATTTTTTTAGGTAATATTAGGTTAGTCTATAATACTGCTTTTATGGATAAATTGGTTATAATCAGGTCTATGTTGTATCAAGGAATtaggttaattaggtaattgtTATTTGGCCTGTTGCGTTTGAGTTTATTGCCTTGTGTAATTAGCTTTACCCAGTTGACTTGTCTTTAGTATGTTCCATACATGTCTTATAAATATTAAAAAGTTTTTATATTCCAGCCTGTTCTATTGGCTCCCATCCCTGATTGACTTGCTGCAGGTTATCGTGGGATATAGAAGTGACACAGAGAGAGTACTGCTAGATATATAAAATACTCTTTCTTGGGTGATTAAATATTGAAAATCAAGAACTTTGAATGTAGTGACTATGGACGTACTTTATATCAAATTATGGGTAGTACTTTTCTATGCCCAAATATGTCATAATTGTCCACTTTGTTACTCAAGGCTAACTTACAGATAAGTTGTCCATAGTTGTCTTAACTCCCAACTCATTTATAGTTGTTCGTAACTTCCGCTCTTTGTTAATACGGTATGTTTTCTCACCCAGTTCACATTTTGCCCTTGCTATATGATGAACGGTATTAGATCCTGTTCAGGCCTTACTCTACAACCTTAAGGTTTTAGAATGAACGATTACTTAACATGGTATTAGAGCTCCGTTTTGGATATTTATGTTGTCTGGTCAATCGGTACGAAAAGTATCTTGAGGGGAATGTTGAAGTAAGATCCTgttggggccttcctctaacaccttaagatTTTAAAACGACTAGTTACTTATCACTGTATTTACTTCTTTCTTAAAGCTAAATCCTCTTTTAGTGTAGGGAATAAATTAGTGAACTCTTTTTACGTCTATATTGTTTACAACTGCTGCAGTTGCTTAGCAAGTTGTGACCTACTGATAATTAGCAATTATGCTCTTATTATTATTAGTTTAGGACCAAGTTGAACTGGCTATGGTAAATTTTCTTGCAATAGTCCATATGGTGAATGCCGGCTGTATTGAATTTAAGTTCAATTTCGTTATAAGACCAACCATTGCTTTACTAAAAGTACGTGTCGATCTCAAGTTTGTAGTCATCAGAAGTGGCATAACTGTGTTTGTAGTATATCAGATATATCCTGACATGTACAGATAGTAATTCTTTTCATGTTTGACAATTCAAATGTTTCCTTATGTTGTATTAAGTTACTGATTCCTTTATTGGATTTCAGGACCTCGAAACCCCTGATGGTAGTGACAGAAGTTCTGAGGTGGATGAGACCAGAATCGGTGCAGAAAATTCTGGAAGGAATGGAGCTCTTTCTTTTCCTCAGGCTGCTTTTGGATTTATGTCTAGACTGGCAACCGGAATTTTTTCAAGGGGGCAAAAGCATGTAGATCCATCAAATTCAAATGCTAGAGACGATCAAGTTCAGGAGATAACAAATTCGGTAAATATAGATCATGGGAATGAAACTGAATCTCAACAACCTAATGGCACTACTAATGATTGTGACTTAGTAATATCTCATGGAGAAGTTGAGGAGCATGATGACACAAAGAAAACAGACTTGTTGGAAGTCACAGAAGCTCTTTGCAGCTCAAAACCTAAGGAATCAAATGCTGTATCAAGCTACACAGATGCTTCTACTTTCAAACGATTTGATATTGTGAAGGATCCTTATGACCATTTTTATATTGGTGCTAATGGACAGGTAGTCTTTTTATTAGTACCTGGGTTCTCCTCTAATCTGCCTGATATAATCCTTCAAAATGTTCGCAAGctaatttattcaaatattacCTTGTACTCAATAATGTTTGTTGACACTCGGTCCTTATGCTCTGACTCTTTGAACACCAGAATCTTGAATGAAAAACTACTGAAGTTTATTAACAGTAATAATAATGCAATAATGCTTTTACGTGTGGGAGTTCAGTTCTCAGTGCTTTATGTTATCTAGGACTCATGGGGGTTTTGATAGTGTAGTAACATGATCCCCCCAGGGTAGCATAATTTACTTCTTAGTGATCTGttgattttgaattatcatacttggcAGAGTCACGCTGGAAGGAAATGGCTCAAGAAGATTCAACAAGATTGGAACATTCTTCAGAACAATTTGCCTGGTGGGTTGAGTTTTTTTTAATGTAACTGATATTCATAGAACTGTTGATTATGTTGGAAGTTACTAGTAAATGTGAACC is a window of Apium graveolens cultivar Ventura chromosome 11, ASM990537v1, whole genome shotgun sequence DNA encoding:
- the LOC141696642 gene encoding putative ubiquitin-conjugating enzyme E2 23 isoform X2, with amino-acid sequence METGQDHDTPEVSETTRPSIDTATSKGDSGVTGPAVDPDTSTERKLLIYRLDVVRCKNSGKIGMVNEVAGDSDSDSESSITDDEDEDDENDKASDDEEGVDDEGDRDTNDSDDENKDDSNYKSSHLAADQVRVIWMDESETIQNVKEVELVDRGFLHGDYVASASDPTGQVGSVVDVNISVDLMTGDGSIIADMSSRNLKRVRDFSVGDYVVHGPWLGRIDDILDNVTVMFDDGSVCKVLRADPLSLQQVGRNNLDDVHFPFYPGQRVKANSSSVFKNSRWLSGLWRANRLEGTVTKVTVGSVFIYWIASAGYGPDSSTTPAEEQSPKNLKLLSCFLHATWQLGDWCLLPTSTRSSSTALTESLSNLCLHDTVYHQTLQESDPDTLAPEKLDDNGELLECDAETFLDVNDENIDSKLSAESGSCSSPLSASKDHVRETWPLHRKKIRKVLRRDKKARKKEFNFERALLIVKTATRVDVIWQDGTTECGMNSKNLISIESPGDHDFVAEQYVVEKAGDESEIAGAIARVGIVKSVNAKDKTTCVRWLKSVSRAEDPKEFAGDEIVSVYELEGHPDYDYCYGDVVVRLSPVSILEETPSLEGFTEKSKQYNSSPVVKQDMKNNSCSTPVECAFADETVTGFSELSWVGNITGLRNGDIEVTWADGMITTVGPQAIYVVGRDEDDDSLANGSDVSDDAASWETVQDDEKEVLENGEEDLETPDGSDRSSEVDETRIGAENSGRNGALSFPQAAFGFMSRLATGIFSRGQKHVDPSNSNARDDQVQEITNSVNIDHGNETESQQPNGTTNDCDLVISHGEVEEHDDTKKTDLLEVTEALCSSKPKESNAVSSYTDASTFKRFDIVKDPYDHFYIGANGQSHAGRKWLKKIQQDWNILQNNLPDTIYVRVYEDRMDLMRAVIIGAYVSILSFRRMADKSQSV
- the LOC141696642 gene encoding putative ubiquitin-conjugating enzyme E2 23 isoform X1 → METGQDHDTPEVSETTRPSIDTATSKGDSGVTGPAVDPDTSTERKLLIYRLDVVRCKNSGKIGMVNEVAGDSDSDSESSITDDEDEDDENDKASDDEEGVDDEGDRDTNDSDDENKDDSNYKSSHLAADQVRVIWMDESETIQNVKEVELVDRGFLHGDYVASASDPTGQVGSVVDVNISVDLMTGDGSIIADMSSRNLKRVRDFSVGDYVVHGPWLGRIDDILDNVTVMFDDGSVCKVLRADPLSLQQVGRNNLDDVHFPFYPGQRVKANSSSVFKNSRWLSGLWRANRLEGTVTKVTVGSVFIYWIASAGYGPDSSTTPAEEQSPKNLKLLSCFLHATWQLGDWCLLPTSTRSSSTALTESLSNLCLHDTVYHQTLQESDPDTLAPEKLDDNGELLECDAETFLDVNDENIDSKLSAESGSCSSPLSASKDHVRETWPLHRKKIRKVLRRDKKARKKEFNFERALLIVKTATRVDVIWQDGTTECGMNSKNLISIESPGDHDFVAEQYVVEKAGDESEIAGAIARVGIVKSVNAKDKTTCVRWLKSVSRAEDPKEFAGDEIVSVYELEGHPDYDYCYGDVVVRLSPVSILEETPSLEGFTEKSKQYNSSPVVKQDMKNNSCSTPVECAFADETVTGFSELSWVGNITGLRNGDIEVTWADGMITTVGPQAIYVVGRDEDDDSLANGSDVSDDAASWETVQDDEKEVLENGEEDLETPDGSDRSSEVDETRIGAENSGRNGALSFPQAAFGFMSRLATGIFSRGQKHVDPSNSNARDDQVQEITNSVNIDHGNETESQQPNGTTNDCDLVISHGEVEEHDDTKKTDLLEVTEALCSSKPKESNAVSSYTDASTFKRFDIVKDPYDHFYIGANGQSHAGRKWLKKIQQDWNILQNNLPDTIYVRVYEDRMDLMRAVIIGAYGTPYQDGIYFFDFHLPPDYPNVPPSAYYRSGGWRINPNLYEEGKVCLSLLNTWTGRGNEVWDPASSSILQVLVSLQGLVLNSKPYFNEAGYDKQIGTAEGEKKSLSYNENTFLLSCKTMMYLMRTPPKDFEPLVGEHFKKRGPYILKACNAYMKGYLIGSLTEDASLSDRSISDANSVGFKLMLAKIVPKLFRALTEVGACCDEFKHLLHS